A genome region from Arachis duranensis cultivar V14167 chromosome 8, aradu.V14167.gnm2.J7QH, whole genome shotgun sequence includes the following:
- the LOC110274740 gene encoding uncharacterized protein LOC110274740, whose amino-acid sequence MASSSHSHPHNHFKNTNNFVEQEKEHNSQRHVQEEEENWLKLGLGLGRNDDIINTSSFNNQVVHHHHHHHDGSNNNPQVLLCSDSSSSHIGSHGEHHHHQQEMLKLGLGLGFQQDSMLLGSMEEKMMIEPTISYGNRLLGSSNNDDDDENGSSWQIDSTCGGGGGGDFHHYNKCGLWFTLRSSTNRRGEALPQIPKAYIRIRDENMTVFMVKKYLVRKLGLSNEAEIDILCMGESLSQIQTLKQVREAVWIPRLVESLDSTTFTLGNSNHNNNDDYMSLNHIMSLLYRKHCFLN is encoded by the exons ATGGCTTCCTCTTCTCACTCGCACCCCCATAACCACTTCAAAAATACCAACAATTTTGTTGAGCAAGAAAAGGAACATAACTCTCAAAGACAtgtacaagaagaagaagaaaattggcTCAAGTTAGGGTTGGGGCTAGGAAGAAATGATGACATCATCAACACATCGTCATTCAATAATCAAGtagttcatcatcatcatcatcatcatgatggATCAAACAATAATCCACAAGTTTTATTATGTTCTGATTCCTCATCATCCCATATAGGAAGCCATGGtgaacatcatcatcatcaacaagaaatgctgaaattagggttagggttagggtttcaaCAAGATTCAATGTTATTAGGATCTATGGAGGAGAAGATGATGATTGAACCTACTATTAGTTATGGCAATAGGTTATTGGGGTCatctaataatgatgatgatgatgaaaatggaTCATCATGGCAAATTGATTCAacttgtggtggtggtggtggtggtgatttTCATCATTACAACAAGTGTGGATTGTGGTTTACGCTACGTTCATCTACCAACCG AAGAGGAGAAGCTTTGCCTCAGATACCAAAGGCGTACATTAGAATcag GGACGAAAACATGACGGTCTTCATGGTTAAAAAATATCTTGTTAGAAAACTTGGTCTCTCCAACGAAGCTGAG ATTGATATCTTATGCATGGGTGAAAGCTTATCGCAGATACAAACATTGAAGCAAGTAAGAGAGGCTGTTTGGATACCTAGATTGGTAGAATCTTTAGATTCAACAACTTTCACCCTTGGAAATTccaatcataataataatgatgattatATGTCTTTAAACCATATAATGTCTTTGCTTTACCGAAAACATTgctttttaaattag